From the genome of Haloterrigena sp. KLK7, one region includes:
- a CDS encoding SPW repeat protein: MSTSRTTDRSPLPDRLIGLAAGIGAWILWSGVVLTGTGLIVVNNALVGAAIAFFAAYAAGWPDGGRLPSIAAPALVVLLGLWVVAAPFVIEVTIDRIRWSNVIAGALVALLAAGSIAGGRQSTKSATAGA, from the coding sequence ATGAGCACCAGCCGAACGACCGACCGTTCGCCGCTGCCGGACCGACTGATCGGACTGGCCGCCGGGATCGGCGCCTGGATCCTCTGGTCGGGAGTCGTCTTGACCGGAACCGGACTGATCGTCGTCAACAACGCCCTCGTCGGGGCAGCGATCGCGTTCTTCGCCGCCTACGCGGCGGGATGGCCCGACGGCGGACGGCTCCCGAGCATCGCGGCGCCGGCGCTCGTCGTCCTCCTCGGGCTCTGGGTGGTGGCCGCCCCCTTCGTGATCGAGGTGACGATCGATCGGATCCGCTGGAGTAACGTCATCGCCGGCGCGCTAGTCGCGCTGCTGGCCGCCGGGAGCATCGCCGGCGGCCGTCAGTCGACGAAGTCGGCCACCGCCGGCGCCTGA
- a CDS encoding MEDS domain-containing protein has protein sequence MSQQLHTTSDDVLGLETGLEALDASSTFPGPVESVAGHESYDHLALIYESRAEQFATVIPYITHGLERGERCVYIADENDTAAVLAALRDSDADVDVDAALESGALTMYTAQDSYLRNGAFDPDEMIAFLSETIEEAAAEYEGLRITGEMTWVFGDDPPLEDLVEYEGKLNDLLPDADGIALCQYNRSRFSSDVLRDIIKTHPHLVYDNTVCQNFYYTPPEEFFGPDRPDREIDRMMGTLLDRTEARAELRTQQQFLQRQNEITGDPDRAFESKLQDLFELGCERFDLEVGGIARIDRDADRAEIEIASGDHVYFESDLEVPLSETFCAETLETDETVAVSVAHDQSHRSSTLHREFGLNAYLGAHVEVEGDDDRTFFFLSSEPRDEAFSDDERTFHRLMGQWVKYELEREQRERHQKTLYEITADPDRTFDEKVRAMFDLGRERFDLELGGLARIDPATDSFEVEAIAGDHDHLRPGARAPLSETYCRLTVDDEATADVVDPVDCGFGDSLAYEEFGVETYLGSRIELENESDRTFFFVSTDARDRGFSAAERTFHRLMSQWIEYELERKQRETALEESNERLEQFAYAASHDLQEPLRMVTSYLQLLENRYGDAFDEDGQEFLEFAVDGADRMREMIEGLLEYSRVETRGDPFESMALDDIVDDALEDLQFRIEETDAELTVEDLPRVEGDASQLRQVFQNLLQNALTYSGDEPPRIDVTATRRGREWVIAVADDGIGIDPADQDRVFTVFDRLHSREEYDGTGIGLALCQRIVERHGGEIWVDSEPGEGSRFSFTLPVAE, from the coding sequence ATGAGTCAACAGCTTCACACCACCTCCGACGACGTGCTCGGCCTCGAGACCGGTCTCGAGGCACTCGACGCCAGTTCGACGTTCCCCGGCCCGGTCGAATCGGTCGCCGGCCACGAATCGTACGACCACCTCGCGCTCATCTACGAGTCGCGGGCCGAACAGTTCGCGACGGTGATTCCCTACATCACCCACGGCCTCGAGCGCGGAGAGCGGTGCGTCTACATCGCCGACGAGAACGACACTGCAGCGGTGCTCGCGGCGCTTCGGGACAGCGATGCCGACGTCGACGTCGACGCGGCCCTCGAGTCGGGGGCGCTCACCATGTACACCGCACAGGACTCCTACCTGCGGAACGGGGCGTTCGATCCCGACGAGATGATCGCCTTTCTCTCCGAGACGATCGAGGAGGCCGCCGCGGAGTACGAGGGGCTCCGGATCACCGGCGAGATGACGTGGGTGTTCGGGGACGACCCGCCCCTCGAGGATCTCGTCGAGTACGAGGGGAAACTCAACGATCTCCTGCCCGACGCCGACGGGATCGCCCTCTGTCAGTACAACCGCAGTCGGTTCTCGTCGGACGTCCTCCGCGATATCATCAAGACCCATCCGCATCTGGTCTACGACAACACGGTCTGTCAGAACTTCTACTACACCCCGCCCGAGGAGTTCTTCGGCCCGGACCGACCCGACCGGGAGATCGACCGCATGATGGGGACGCTCCTCGACCGAACCGAAGCGCGCGCCGAACTGCGGACCCAGCAGCAGTTCCTTCAGCGCCAAAACGAGATCACGGGCGATCCCGACCGCGCGTTCGAGTCGAAACTGCAGGACCTGTTCGAACTCGGCTGCGAGCGGTTCGACCTCGAGGTCGGCGGGATCGCCCGCATCGACCGCGACGCCGATCGAGCGGAGATCGAGATCGCCAGCGGCGACCACGTCTACTTCGAGTCGGACCTCGAGGTGCCGCTGTCGGAGACGTTCTGCGCGGAGACCCTCGAGACCGACGAGACGGTCGCCGTCTCGGTCGCACACGATCAGTCCCATCGATCGTCGACGCTCCACCGGGAGTTCGGACTGAACGCGTATCTCGGTGCGCACGTCGAGGTCGAGGGCGACGACGACCGGACCTTCTTCTTCCTCTCTTCTGAACCGCGCGACGAGGCGTTCTCGGACGACGAGCGGACGTTCCACCGGCTGATGGGGCAGTGGGTGAAGTACGAACTCGAGCGCGAACAGCGGGAACGCCACCAGAAGACCCTCTACGAGATCACGGCCGATCCGGACCGCACGTTCGACGAGAAGGTCCGCGCGATGTTCGATCTGGGCCGGGAGCGGTTCGACCTCGAACTCGGCGGACTGGCGCGGATCGATCCGGCGACCGACTCCTTCGAGGTGGAGGCGATCGCCGGCGATCACGACCACCTCAGGCCCGGCGCCCGGGCGCCGCTCTCGGAGACGTACTGTCGGCTGACCGTCGACGACGAGGCGACGGCGGACGTCGTCGACCCCGTCGACTGCGGCTTCGGCGATAGCCTCGCCTACGAGGAGTTCGGCGTCGAAACGTATCTCGGCTCGCGTATCGAACTCGAGAACGAGTCCGATCGGACGTTCTTCTTCGTCTCGACGGACGCTCGCGACCGGGGCTTCTCCGCGGCCGAACGGACGTTCCACCGGCTGATGAGCCAGTGGATCGAGTACGAACTCGAGCGGAAACAGCGGGAGACCGCCCTCGAGGAATCCAACGAGCGCTTAGAGCAGTTCGCCTATGCGGCCAGCCACGACCTGCAAGAGCCCCTTCGAATGGTCACGAGCTATCTCCAACTCCTCGAGAACCGGTACGGCGACGCCTTCGACGAGGACGGTCAGGAGTTCCTCGAGTTCGCGGTCGACGGCGCCGATCGGATGCGCGAGATGATCGAGGGGCTGCTCGAGTACTCCCGCGTCGAGACGCGGGGCGACCCGTTCGAATCGATGGCGCTCGACGATATCGTCGACGACGCCCTCGAGGACCTCCAGTTCCGGATCGAGGAGACGGACGCCGAGCTCACCGTCGAGGACCTCCCGCGCGTCGAGGGCGACGCCAGCCAGTTGCGGCAGGTGTTCCAGAACCTGCTGCAGAACGCACTCACCTACAGCGGCGACGAGCCGCCGCGGATCGACGTTACCGCGACCCGGCGCGGTCGCGAGTGGGTGATCGCGGTCGCGGACGACGGCATCGGCATCGATCCCGCCGATCAGGATCGGGTGTTCACGGTCTTCGACCGGCTCCACAGTCGCGAGGAGTACGACGGGACGGGCATCGGCCTCGCGCTCTGTCAGCGCATCGTCGAGCGCCACGGCGGCGAGATCTGGGTCGACTCCGAGCCGGGCGAGGGATCGAGGTTCTCGTTCACGCTGCCGGTCGCCGAGTGA
- a CDS encoding histidine kinase N-terminal 7TM domain-containing protein yields the protein MGWMINPYSIVLSLSLVIAVGTAVAAWRSRPTAGSEALAVLMASVALWLGTHVLEIESTAFVWKVRWANLQWISAAVIPTLFLVFALEYTGRDRWLTRRRLGLLAIEPLVMLGLLALNGRTRVLWGPPAEATVAMNVPWGRSATVVTAEPNLGLFVHLGYATLCLAATAVVVLDVTVRSSSLYRWQGIVVLVAMAVPWASAVVASSSLEIIGTTPIGLTITGLAITFGLYRYRLLELAPIARNEVVANLEDGVLVVDADRRIIDSNPVAQRRFDRDRDALVGTPVDDVVPTVDVDAVIDSSSDGGDGRDAQFTLGDGAERRIYELSVSPIDGRGSPIGWTIVVRDVTDRVRRERELERKNRKLDEFASVVSHDLRNPLTVSKGYLDMLEEEYDPEHVRTIARSHERMEKLIDDVLTLARQGRTALEPEPIALGSAARAAWETVDTGDAALSVVDDRTIRADRTQLRQLLENLFRNAIEHGSTSPDSRTRQGTVEHGSRSPRSRAPADDGGPGASSGPSSADASEAGVEHGTSLESRPRSPVERDGSAITVTVGALEDGFYVADTGRGFEDDPDRLFEPGYTTGDGGTGLGLSIVADIVDHHDWSIAATDADGGARFEITDVEFAETVDDAQPS from the coding sequence ATGGGCTGGATGATCAACCCGTACAGCATCGTTCTGTCGCTGTCTCTCGTCATCGCCGTCGGTACTGCGGTCGCGGCGTGGCGATCGCGTCCGACCGCCGGTTCGGAAGCCCTCGCCGTACTGATGGCGAGCGTCGCGCTCTGGTTGGGAACGCACGTCCTCGAGATCGAGTCGACGGCGTTCGTCTGGAAGGTGCGCTGGGCGAATCTCCAGTGGATATCCGCCGCCGTCATCCCGACGCTGTTCCTCGTGTTCGCCCTCGAGTACACGGGCCGGGACCGCTGGCTCACTCGCCGCCGGCTCGGGCTGTTGGCGATCGAGCCGCTGGTCATGCTCGGACTGTTGGCCCTCAACGGTCGGACCCGCGTCCTCTGGGGGCCGCCGGCCGAGGCGACGGTCGCGATGAACGTCCCGTGGGGCCGGTCGGCGACGGTCGTCACTGCGGAGCCGAACCTCGGGCTGTTCGTCCACCTCGGCTACGCGACGCTCTGTCTCGCGGCTACCGCTGTCGTCGTCCTCGACGTCACCGTCCGGAGCAGCAGCCTCTACCGCTGGCAGGGGATCGTCGTCCTCGTCGCGATGGCGGTCCCGTGGGCGTCGGCCGTCGTCGCGAGCTCGTCCCTCGAGATCATCGGGACGACGCCGATCGGACTGACGATCACCGGGCTCGCGATCACGTTCGGCCTCTACCGCTACCGGCTCCTCGAGCTCGCACCGATCGCGCGCAACGAGGTCGTCGCCAACCTCGAGGACGGCGTGCTCGTCGTCGACGCCGATCGCCGGATCATCGACAGCAATCCGGTCGCACAGCGTCGTTTCGATCGGGACCGCGACGCGCTCGTCGGCACCCCCGTCGACGACGTCGTTCCGACGGTCGACGTCGACGCGGTGATCGATTCATCGTCCGACGGCGGAGACGGCCGCGACGCACAGTTCACGCTCGGCGACGGCGCCGAGCGTCGCATCTACGAGCTCTCGGTCTCACCGATCGACGGCCGCGGCTCTCCCATCGGCTGGACGATCGTCGTCCGCGACGTGACCGACCGCGTCCGGCGGGAGCGCGAACTCGAGCGCAAGAACCGCAAGCTCGACGAGTTCGCGAGCGTGGTCAGTCACGACCTCCGCAATCCGCTGACGGTGTCGAAGGGCTATCTCGACATGCTCGAGGAGGAGTACGATCCCGAACACGTCCGCACGATCGCTCGGTCCCACGAGCGCATGGAGAAACTGATCGACGACGTCCTGACGCTCGCTCGCCAGGGCCGGACCGCCCTCGAGCCCGAACCGATCGCCCTCGGGTCGGCGGCGAGGGCCGCCTGGGAGACGGTCGACACGGGCGACGCCGCGCTCTCCGTCGTCGACGATCGGACGATCCGCGCCGACCGCACGCAGCTCCGCCAGTTGCTCGAGAACCTCTTTCGAAACGCTATCGAACACGGTTCCACGAGCCCTGACTCGCGAACTCGTCAGGGAACCGTCGAACACGGTTCGAGGAGTCCTCGGTCACGCGCTCCCGCGGACGACGGCGGACCCGGCGCGTCTTCCGGGCCCTCGAGCGCCGACGCTTCCGAGGCCGGCGTGGAGCACGGAACGTCCCTCGAGTCGCGGCCTCGCAGTCCCGTCGAACGCGACGGCAGCGCCATCACCGTCACCGTGGGCGCGCTCGAGGACGGGTTCTACGTGGCGGACACGGGCCGCGGCTTCGAAGACGATCCCGACCGACT
- a CDS encoding UbiA family prenyltransferase, whose protein sequence is MALARTGSGPRATARAFWSQVHPVFMTPPVAAALFGGILAGRIDPLPAAIHAVAIFAAVYTAHVKDGYVDFHVRGEDDDHPLTERGCRVGLALSTTVFAVCCVLLGLLVDPIAAALTLPTWLIAYYHAPQLDTNPLTATTGYPLGIALAILGGFYVQAGAVTAVALGFALIFLVLLSGIKVIDDAQDYDYDRSIEKRTVAVAVGPDRAYALAYGLMVTALLAVLAFAVARVFPPTTALAALAFGAVALVARRAEPTIATMLLVRGSYVFLAVLVTAVWFEPLAGVGLP, encoded by the coding sequence ATGGCCCTCGCGAGAACCGGCTCGGGCCCGCGAGCGACGGCGCGAGCGTTCTGGTCGCAGGTCCACCCCGTGTTCATGACGCCGCCGGTCGCGGCGGCGCTGTTCGGGGGGATCCTCGCCGGGCGCATCGATCCGCTGCCCGCGGCGATCCACGCCGTCGCGATCTTCGCCGCGGTCTACACGGCCCACGTCAAGGACGGCTACGTCGACTTCCACGTTCGCGGCGAGGACGACGACCATCCGCTGACCGAGCGGGGCTGTCGCGTGGGATTGGCGCTCTCGACGACGGTGTTCGCCGTCTGCTGTGTGCTGTTGGGTCTGCTCGTTGACCCGATCGCGGCCGCGCTGACGCTGCCGACGTGGCTGATCGCTTACTACCACGCGCCGCAGTTGGACACGAACCCCCTCACGGCGACGACCGGCTACCCGCTCGGGATCGCCCTCGCGATCCTCGGCGGGTTCTACGTGCAGGCCGGCGCGGTCACCGCCGTCGCGCTGGGGTTCGCCCTGATCTTCCTCGTGCTCCTGTCGGGAATCAAGGTCATCGACGACGCGCAGGACTACGACTACGACCGCTCGATCGAGAAACGCACCGTCGCCGTCGCCGTCGGTCCGGACCGGGCGTACGCGCTGGCGTACGGGCTAATGGTGACGGCGCTGCTGGCCGTCCTCGCCTTCGCCGTCGCGCGCGTCTTCCCGCCGACGACGGCCCTCGCTGCGCTCGCCTTCGGCGCGGTCGCGCTCGTCGCTCGCCGCGCGGAGCCGACCATCGCCACGATGTTGCTCGTCCGCGGCTCCTACGTCTTCCTCGCCGTGCTCGTCACCGCCGTCTGGTTCGAGCCGCTCGCCGGCGTCGGGCTCCCGTGA
- a CDS encoding thiamine pyrophosphate-binding protein: MADGYTGADLVTDALESYGVDYVFGNPGTTELPIVQAIGESDLEYRLGLHEDIAVGMAGGYAQRRRYHAHHDDSITPVGVANLHIAPGLAHGLGNLYAAKVAGAPLVVTAGNHSTDFRHEEPILSGRLADMARQFCKWSDEVLDVAALPTMLRRAFRVAMTPPTGPVFLALPLDVTMAETDAEPERLGPIPNAGSGDPAQLERAAELLAEADDPVLVVGDHVARSGADAVAAAVELAEATGARVHGEILSCEVDFPTDHDQWVSYLPTSEDAAAMLMDTDTICFAGVSTNTTLTRHEEALVDPDTTCIHLSDDAWEVGKNQPADAAVVGDPGLVMQELTERVQGKLSADVVSDRLEAVAEVKEMVEAKMSGYGEGDGDDDDSRSSKAQLVDAMERVAGDAAIVDEGVTSKYAMLTRWEFAPEQYISNKGGGLGYGLPAAVGAAIAEEQREDPRDVVGFIGDGSYQYYPHSIYSAARYDLDLTVVISDNRNYRILKDNTLHLMGGEEEDYEFVGMEFDPGVDLVKNAESHGARAELVETPDDIEGSLEDALARDGPDVLDVLVHD; the protein is encoded by the coding sequence ATGGCAGACGGATACACCGGAGCCGACCTCGTTACGGACGCGCTCGAGTCCTACGGCGTCGACTACGTCTTCGGGAACCCCGGAACGACGGAGCTGCCGATCGTCCAGGCCATCGGCGAGAGCGACCTCGAGTACCGGCTCGGGCTCCACGAGGACATCGCGGTCGGGATGGCCGGCGGCTACGCCCAGCGGCGTCGGTACCACGCCCACCACGACGACTCGATCACGCCGGTCGGCGTGGCGAACCTCCACATCGCGCCCGGACTGGCTCACGGGTTGGGGAACCTCTATGCGGCCAAGGTCGCCGGCGCGCCGCTGGTCGTCACCGCGGGTAACCACAGCACCGACTTCCGCCACGAGGAACCGATCCTCTCCGGTCGCCTCGCGGACATGGCTCGCCAGTTCTGCAAGTGGTCCGACGAGGTCCTCGACGTCGCGGCGCTGCCGACGATGCTCCGGCGGGCGTTCCGCGTCGCGATGACGCCGCCGACCGGGCCGGTCTTCCTCGCCCTGCCACTGGACGTCACGATGGCCGAGACCGACGCCGAGCCCGAGCGACTGGGGCCGATCCCGAACGCCGGCAGCGGCGATCCCGCGCAACTCGAGCGCGCCGCAGAGCTGCTGGCCGAGGCCGACGATCCCGTGTTGGTCGTCGGCGACCACGTCGCCCGCTCGGGCGCCGACGCCGTCGCCGCGGCGGTCGAACTCGCCGAGGCGACCGGTGCCCGCGTCCACGGCGAGATCCTCTCCTGCGAGGTCGACTTCCCGACCGACCACGACCAGTGGGTCTCGTACCTGCCGACCAGCGAGGACGCGGCCGCGATGCTGATGGACACCGACACGATCTGCTTCGCCGGCGTCTCGACGAACACGACGCTGACCCGCCACGAGGAGGCGCTGGTCGATCCGGACACGACCTGCATCCATCTCAGCGACGACGCCTGGGAGGTCGGGAAGAATCAACCCGCCGACGCGGCCGTCGTCGGCGACCCCGGGTTGGTCATGCAGGAACTCACCGAGCGCGTTCAGGGGAAGCTCTCCGCGGACGTCGTGAGCGACCGCCTCGAGGCGGTCGCCGAGGTCAAGGAGATGGTCGAGGCCAAGATGTCGGGCTACGGCGAGGGCGACGGGGACGACGACGATTCCCGCTCCTCGAAGGCCCAGCTCGTCGACGCGATGGAGCGCGTGGCCGGCGACGCGGCCATCGTCGACGAGGGCGTCACCTCGAAGTACGCCATGCTGACGCGCTGGGAGTTCGCGCCCGAACAGTACATCTCGAACAAGGGCGGCGGCCTCGGCTACGGCCTCCCGGCCGCGGTCGGCGCGGCCATCGCGGAGGAGCAGCGCGAGGACCCCCGCGACGTGGTCGGCTTCATCGGCGACGGCTCCTATCAGTACTACCCCCACTCGATCTACAGCGCCGCGCGCTACGATCTGGACCTGACGGTCGTCATCTCGGACAACCGCAACTACCGCATCCTCAAGGACAACACACTCCACCTCATGGGCGGCGAGGAGGAGGACTACGAGTTCGTCGGCATGGAGTTCGACCCCGGCGTGGATCTCGTCAAAAACGCCGAGAGCCACGGGGCCCGAGCCGAACTCGTCGAGACGCCAGACGACATCGAGGGCTCACTCGAGGACGCGCTGGCCCGCGACGGTCCCGACGTCCTCGACGTGCTGGTCCACGACTGA
- a CDS encoding amphi-Trp domain-containing protein codes for MVDKTLSAEELTRDEAAERLRELADELEGDGPASIRTGNKTVSLRPSPTIAYELGVRERSSILRGSRETITLKMDWKPPKASDEE; via the coding sequence ATGGTGGACAAGACCCTCTCCGCCGAGGAACTCACGCGCGACGAGGCCGCCGAACGGCTCCGCGAACTGGCCGACGAACTCGAGGGCGACGGCCCGGCGTCGATCCGGACGGGGAACAAGACGGTCTCCCTCCGGCCGTCGCCGACGATCGCCTACGAACTGGGCGTTCGCGAGCGGTCGTCGATCCTGCGGGGTTCACGCGAGACGATCACCCTCAAAATGGACTGGAAGCCGCCGAAAGCGTCCGACGAGGAGTGA
- a CDS encoding helix-turn-helix domain-containing protein, translated as MTTVVELDIPADRLVAARSFERVPTLEYQIGGMIGDAPPLVWLAGPDRETVREALDADPSVDVIASVTDETRTDGSSPDEDADRERWLFRLAFGDRFKLFERIVAENDGAFLEASGDDGSWSVTLLFHDRDSLSACYSLFDQYDFEVDVTRLTGIDDLASAGTPLTETQYETVRTAHELGYFEVPRRITLKELAAELDVSHQALSERLRRCHAALVTAELTGGTMPTAIDP; from the coding sequence ATGACGACGGTCGTCGAACTCGACATCCCGGCGGACCGTCTCGTGGCCGCTCGGTCGTTCGAACGAGTACCGACCCTCGAGTACCAGATCGGCGGGATGATCGGTGACGCGCCGCCGCTGGTCTGGCTCGCCGGCCCGGATCGGGAGACCGTCCGGGAGGCGCTCGATGCCGATCCCTCGGTCGACGTGATCGCGAGCGTGACCGACGAGACGCGGACCGACGGGTCGAGTCCCGACGAGGACGCCGACCGCGAGCGGTGGCTGTTCCGACTCGCTTTCGGGGACCGGTTCAAACTCTTCGAGCGAATCGTCGCGGAGAACGACGGGGCGTTCTTGGAGGCCAGCGGAGACGACGGATCGTGGTCGGTAACGTTGCTCTTCCACGACCGGGACTCGCTGTCGGCGTGTTACTCGCTGTTCGACCAGTACGACTTCGAGGTCGACGTGACCCGACTGACGGGGATCGACGACCTGGCGAGCGCCGGGACGCCGCTCACCGAAACCCAGTACGAGACGGTCCGAACGGCCCACGAGCTCGGCTACTTCGAGGTCCCGCGCCGGATCACGCTCAAGGAGCTCGCCGCGGAACTCGACGTCTCGCATCAGGCGCTCTCGGAACGGCTCCGCCGGTGTCACGCCGCGCTCGTCACCGCGGAGCTGACGGGCGGGACGATGCCGACCGCGATCGATCCGTAG
- a CDS encoding DUF2267 domain-containing protein has product MQYDDFIGEVQHRAQLDSREAALSISRATLTTLSERVQPDDAENLGAQLPDELGRFLEEVDDVERFDFGEFVDRVAEREEIGEDDGADAAFHARVVVSVVAEAVTGGELEDIERQLPDDEGYDQLFEIAEEEEYPA; this is encoded by the coding sequence ATGCAGTACGACGACTTCATCGGCGAAGTTCAGCACCGCGCACAGCTCGACTCCCGAGAGGCCGCGCTGAGTATCTCCCGAGCGACCCTGACGACCCTCTCCGAGCGCGTCCAGCCCGACGACGCCGAGAACCTCGGCGCGCAGCTGCCGGACGAACTCGGACGGTTCCTCGAGGAGGTCGACGACGTCGAGCGGTTCGACTTCGGCGAGTTCGTCGACCGCGTCGCCGAGCGCGAGGAGATCGGCGAGGACGATGGGGCCGACGCCGCCTTCCACGCGCGGGTCGTCGTGAGCGTCGTCGCCGAAGCGGTCACCGGCGGCGAACTCGAGGACATCGAGCGCCAGTTGCCCGACGACGAAGGGTACGATCAGCTGTTCGAGATCGCCGAGGAAGAGGAGTATCCGGCGTAG
- a CDS encoding redox-regulated ATPase YchF — protein sequence MLSIALAGKPNAGKSTFYTAATMADVDVANYPFTTIDANRGVSYVRTDCPCLEREERCNADDCEDGKRYVPIELIDVAGLVPGAHEGKGLGNQFLDELTNADVIVNVIDASGGTNEKGEPVDIGEHDPLEDIDFVEEEMDLWLAGIVENNWESVERKSRSPDFDIDDVLGDMLSGFGASPKQIAVVLRELDYPEDPIQWEDEHREELARLVRERTKPIVVAANKIDVAPEENVEKLLELDKPVIPTTAEGELALRRAADNGLVDYDPGDETLAIGDDVNDAQREALEDLAASMTEYGGTGVQSALNYAVYDLLEHLTAYPVEDAAKWSDGSGNVLPDAFLLPDGSTPVDLAYAVHSDIGDGYLHAVNAKTNREVGEEYELEEGDVIKIVSTN from the coding sequence ATGCTTTCGATCGCGCTTGCCGGAAAGCCCAACGCCGGCAAGTCCACGTTCTACACCGCGGCGACGATGGCCGACGTCGACGTCGCCAACTACCCCTTCACGACGATCGACGCCAACCGCGGCGTCAGCTACGTCAGGACCGACTGTCCCTGCCTCGAGCGCGAGGAGCGCTGTAACGCGGACGACTGCGAGGACGGCAAGCGCTACGTCCCGATCGAACTGATCGACGTCGCGGGGCTGGTGCCGGGCGCCCACGAGGGGAAGGGGCTGGGCAACCAGTTCCTCGACGAACTGACGAACGCGGACGTCATCGTCAACGTGATCGACGCCTCCGGCGGGACCAACGAGAAGGGCGAACCCGTTGACATCGGGGAGCACGACCCGCTCGAGGACATCGACTTCGTCGAGGAGGAGATGGACCTCTGGCTGGCCGGCATCGTCGAGAACAACTGGGAGTCCGTCGAGCGCAAGTCCCGGTCGCCCGATTTCGACATCGACGACGTCCTCGGGGACATGCTCTCGGGCTTCGGCGCCTCGCCCAAACAGATCGCCGTCGTCCTCCGGGAACTGGACTACCCCGAGGACCCGATCCAGTGGGAGGACGAGCACCGCGAGGAACTCGCGCGGCTGGTCCGCGAGCGCACCAAACCGATCGTCGTCGCGGCGAACAAGATCGACGTCGCCCCCGAGGAGAACGTCGAGAAGCTGCTCGAGCTCGACAAGCCCGTCATCCCCACGACCGCGGAGGGCGAACTCGCGCTGCGACGGGCCGCCGACAACGGATTGGTCGACTACGACCCCGGCGACGAGACCCTCGCGATCGGCGACGACGTCAACGACGCCCAGCGAGAGGCGCTCGAGGACCTCGCCGCGTCGATGACCGAGTACGGCGGCACCGGCGTCCAGAGCGCGCTGAACTACGCGGTCTACGACCTGCTCGAGCACCTCACCGCCTATCCGGTCGAGGACGCCGCGAAGTGGTCCGACGGCAGCGGCAATGTCCTGCCCGACGCCTTCCTGCTGCCCGACGGCTCGACGCCGGTCGATCTGGCCTACGCCGTCCACTCCGACATCGGCGACGGCTACCTCCACGCCGTCAACGCGAAGACGAACCGGGAGGTCGGCGAGGAGTACGAGCTCGAGGAGGGCGACGTGATCAAGATCGTGAGCACTAATTGA
- a CDS encoding GNAT family N-acetyltransferase: MGSTQPLEFGHDDRKRIYEYVERHGAVDPDDARSELRIDPSGFRHHVAILKRDGRLEAADGKLRVVLDAGAEEEYVADDLEFHVRPARQEDLSGIIGAIRQVAEEKTYIEAESVADEIDHEEALLRHNELESRMFFVATVDEDVVGWVHLHAPEIEKLSHTAELTVGVLEEYRGHGLGSHLLSRGLEWAGSRGYERVYQSVPSSNDDAIAFLEEHDWEIEAIREDHYKLNGHYVDEVMLAIEL; encoded by the coding sequence ATGGGATCCACCCAACCACTGGAGTTCGGCCACGACGACCGGAAACGGATCTACGAGTACGTCGAGCGCCACGGGGCGGTCGATCCGGACGACGCCCGGTCGGAACTGCGCATCGATCCCAGCGGCTTCCGCCACCACGTCGCGATCCTCAAACGCGACGGGCGACTCGAGGCGGCGGACGGCAAACTGCGGGTGGTTCTCGACGCGGGCGCCGAGGAGGAGTACGTCGCCGACGACCTCGAGTTCCACGTCCGGCCGGCCAGGCAGGAAGACCTCTCGGGGATCATCGGCGCGATTCGGCAGGTCGCCGAGGAGAAGACCTACATCGAGGCCGAGAGCGTCGCCGACGAGATCGATCACGAGGAGGCCCTGCTGCGACACAACGAACTCGAGTCCCGGATGTTCTTCGTCGCGACCGTCGACGAGGACGTCGTCGGCTGGGTCCACCTGCACGCCCCGGAGATCGAGAAGCTGTCCCACACCGCCGAGCTGACCGTCGGCGTCTTGGAGGAGTACCGCGGCCACGGCCTCGGCTCGCACCTCCTCTCGCGGGGCCTCGAGTGGGCCGGCTCCCGGGGCTACGAGCGAGTCTACCAGAGCGTTCCCTCGAGCAACGACGACGCCATCGCCTTCCTCGAAGAACACGACTGGGAGATCGAAGCGATCCGCGAAGACCACTACAAGCTCAACGGTCACTACGTCGACGAGGTGATGCTGGCTATCGAACTGTGA